The nucleotide sequence TCACCATTCCGATGCGTCATCGGGTGATAATTCACCAGCCAGCAGCGTTCTTTGTCGCTGGCGGGCGTTTTACCGCGTACTTCCTGATTTTTCACCGCCTTGCCTGTCTGAAATACCTGATCGTAGAGTGGTTTGATCCGGTCTGCGATTCCGGGAACCAGTTCAAAACAGACTCGCCCGAGATGCGCTTCACGGGAAATGCCATTGATGCGGGCCAGTGTATCATTGATCCGCAGGTAACGGTATTCGCGATCGACCAGCCCCATGCCCACAGGTGCCGTATCGTAAATCAGTTCCAGTTCCCGTTTCTGGCGGCTGGACTCTGCCTCGGCGGCGCTCAGGCTTTCTTCTGCCATCCGCTGCTCATGAATGTCACTTACCGTACCAACCCATTCCAGGATCTGCCCTTCCTGATCAAATACCGGAACTGCTTCTGTAATAACGGGGCGATACGATTCGCTCTCTGCATGCCAGATGTGGCCATGCACACGATAACTGGACTGCTTACCCGCCGGCTTACTCCAGAGCGCAGCCAGTTCGGCTCGATCTTCCGGCAGCAGCGCTCTCAGCCACCCGTCTCCCTGGTGATCATCCCAGGTCTGGCCGGTGAAACGCTGCCAGGATATTTGCGGTACAATGAAATTCCCCCGCGGATCAGTGGTCCAGATAATACTGCTGGTACTATTTAAGAAAGCTTCATAGCGGGACTGCATCCAGCGCAGGTCTCTTTCGATTTCCTTCCGCTGCTCAACTTCTTCCAGCAGTTTTGTATTGGCCGCTGCGAATGAGGGGAACTGCAACAGGTGCGGAATGTATTTAATTAATGCAATTACAGTTGCCCAGGATACGACAGCGGTCGCCAGCTTTAACAATCCCGATATGCGATAAATCGGATACCAGAAAATGATCGCTTCAACCAGATGCACGGTGCCACATAACAGGATGAAAGCAGCAAATAAACCGAACAGTCTTGTATAGGGAATATCACGCCGTTTAAACGTGAAATAAATCAGTACAATGGGGATTGCAGTATATGCAGACCAGGTACCGATATCGGATAGAATATGCAGCCAGCCTTCGCCACTCGTCCAGTTGCCACAATTCCAGCGGGCAGGGTAGTCCGATGTATCAAAGAGTTTCGAAAAGAACTCAACCATCCACTCAGCCTTCTCCCCTGTTACCCAGGAACCCTTTTAAACTGACGATTTTAAATTCAGACCAATGCCGGAAAGTTGTATGACACCAGATGATTCTTCAGCCTGAACTATTTTCAGATACATGGCGTCACTTACGCAACGCTCATGGACAGGGAAGACACGCCAAAAGACTCTGTCGATTCAAGTTTGCCCGAACTTTACCATAAACAGACTGCCATCAACTTGAGCCATCTTTATCTTAAGATCAGTGTATACAGTGATTTTGAAATTCTCAATACAGATAATATTCCGACACCAGTAAAATAATTCATTCAACTATTGTTCTAAATGACCCGGAATCGATTGACCGAAACTATTTTCCAGATTGACTTTCTACCTGCGTGCTCTCATGCTCTTCAAGTGCTTCTGCACCGACTGCTCTACCTTCCCGATCCCTGATGGCTTCATCCAGGATTTCCCAGGGAGAGACTGCAGAACAGCACTCAAACCAGAGTCTGCATGAAGGCACGCCTCGATTCAAGTGCGACAATATGCCGCAGCCGACACCAAGCAGACGGAACCGGTCGATCGCCACCTGCTGTTGCGCAGCGGCCTGATGCAGGCGAGTTACAATAACCACCCCACAGCGCTGAGAAAACAGAACGCTGATGGCATCTTGACGGGTCTGGAAATCATCCGCACCGATCTGCGTGCGACACGAGTGGTGGTGCTCTCCGCCTGTGAAACCGGCGTTGGTGAATTTCGTTCGAGAGAAGAAGTCGTCGGCCTCCGCCAGACATTCCAGCTGGCAGGCGCAGAATTGGTGGTCGTTTCCCTCTTCCCTCTGGAGCATCCCTGACCAGCAAACCGTGCTGCTAATAGAACAGTACTTCACCAATTTAGCAGCAGGCATGAAAAAATCGACCGCCCTCAGACCGCCCCAGCTCACCCGCATCAAAGCACGTCACGAACGCAACGCCTCCCTTCCCCCTCTTCTGGGCTGCATTTACACTGACGGGGAAGGATTGAAATTGGAAATCTGCGAGTGTGAATTTGAATTATAAATGCACTTATTATCCCACCGCTTGACGTGCCATTTGTCGATAAAGTTTGGCTGGTACAGCATGTTGAAGTCGCCAGATGATACTCATAGGTCGGTCTCCAGTATGGGATACATATTTGCAAGGACCAAGGTAATAATAAGGGGAGGCAAGGCCTGATGTTTGTTTTTTGGTTTCCCTTACAAACAAAAGTGGTGTGTATCCACAACTTTGATGTTTAATGTACCTTTGGCCTGTAGGAGATTCTGATGAAGTATTGCTCTGCGATTGCCAGTGAAATAGTTCATGCGAAATTAAATAGTCTTCGTACATCGTTGTCGGGGAATACTCTTCTTCCGTTTTTTGTAAAGTGACAAAGAAGGCATCAATCTTTTTATTTTTCAGATGCAGTACTCCCTCACGATGATCTGGCCGATGTTCGAGAGACCAGTGTCCCAGACCAACTAATATTTCATCACGCGTGTATTGCGCATGAATCGTTAAGGGTCCTGAGACTTCAGGAAGACGTCCAGCGTGAAGTGAAGGAGCTTTCTGAAAACAGAAGTCAAGAACTGAGACTAAATCCTGTTTGGCAGCCTGATTATCAAATAATCGATTCTTTGACTCTTGGATGGTCCAACCTAAACCAGTTTTTCCCCAGAGTGTGACGTAGAGCATTTCTAATGCTTGTTTCTCTTCATTAGAAGACGGCATCAGTGCATTTTCAATGTGTTTGGTCCAGTATTTAATTTGCGTTGCACAATCTATATGTATTAATCGACGTAATCCTTTCGCGAGTTGTATTTCGTCAGAATCTGTAAATGGTTCAATGAGATCTGCTTCTGCGAGCAAACGAGACCAGAGTCCCCGTTTTAATAAATCATCTAAGTTAGTTTGTAGATAATCCAATGCTTCTTGAAGGAATGGACTACGTCCAAGGATTCGTCCTAATTCTTTAAGGCGTATGATGATGGTTAATTTATTGAGTCTTAATGAATCACGGATATTGTCTAATACACGCTGTTGTGCAACACGTTCCAATTGAACCACGCAACCGCTCGGTAAATGAGGGAAACCATTTTCGATTTCGCGATCCAGACGTCGTTCGGGTTTTGTACTGAGTGCACGAAATCTCGATGCAAATTGAAATTCCCGCCGTTGAGCACCAATGAAATCCAGTATTGTTAAACATTCTTTCTCGTCATGAAGACGCATACCTCGCCCAAATTGTTGAAGAAAGATGGTGAGACTTTCTGTGGGACGAAGAAAAAGAATTGTATCGACTTCTGGAATATCAACTCCTTCGTTATACAAATCGACAACAAAGATAAAGTTGATTTCTCGCGAACGAAGCTGAGTCTGCACTTGGTTTCTTAGTTCATCAGAAGAATCGGAGGTCAATGCAACTGCAGGAACACCATGCTCCTGAAAGAAACGTGCCATGAACTCAGCATGAGCTTTACTCACGCAAAAACTCAGCCCTCGAGATTCCAATGGATTGAGCAGGATTTCATTAGTCTTTTCCAATATCAATTGGGCACGGCGATCGTTGCCAGTATAGATTCGATCTAAGTCATCAATTGCATACCCACCTCGTTGCCAATTCAGATCATCAAGGTTTTCACTATCTGAGATACCAAAGTATTGAAACGGACAAAGTAATTTACGATTGATGGCATCAGGTAGTCTAATTTCTGCGCTAGTTCGACCACCGAACCATTGTAGGATATCGAGTTGATCCGCTCGCTCTGGTGTTGCTGTTAGCCCAAGCAAAATATTAGGACGAACGTGATCTAGTAGACTTTGGTAGCTTTGAGCTGCGGCATGATGAAATTCATCGACAACTATGTATTCATATTCATCAGCGGGACGTTTCCAGAGTTCTCGCGAGTTATAGCTTTGTATCGAACAGAATAGATGTTGCTGCTGAGAAGGATCACGCCCTCCCACTAAGAGATCTCCAAAATTCTGATCTCGTAGTACGCCACGAAATGATGCGAGTGCTTGTTTCAAGATCTCTTCTCGATGCACTATGAAGAGGAAAGGAGGTTGGCGGCCATTTTCTTTGCAGACTCGTGCATAATCGAAAGCAGCTAACATGGTCTTACCCGTACCGGTTGCGGCGACAACTAGATGTGTCCTTTTGTTCTGGACTTCACGCTCTGCAACCAGGATATCCAATATTTCTTCTTGAAAAGGATATGGGCGAAGATGAAATACAGGCAGCATGGCTGGATCAGATGCACTCAGCCGTTCATTTTTAATTGCAGATCTCAGCCGTTCAGGGTCTTCACCACTGAATTGCTGGAATTCATCATCCTGCCAATATGTCTCAAAGGTTCCCGTGATCTTGCTCCAAAGATACGAGAGCTCATATTGGCTAACCTTTGTTGTCCATTCGAGTCCTTCAGAAAGGGCGGCATTGGAAAGGTTTGCTGAACCGACGTAGGCGCTGCCGAAATCAGTATCGCGATGAAAGAGATAGGCCTTGGCATGCAAACGGGTTCGTTTCGTATCATAACTGACGCGAATCTCTGTATTGGGAAGTCCACTTAATGCTTCAATTGCCTTTGGATCGGTAGCTCCCATATAGCTTGTAGTGATAACCCGAATGCGGGGACGATCTGAGTGGGGGCTTGAAGCCAATTCTTTCAAGTCATCTAGAATTACACGAAGCCCACTCCATTTCACAAAGGAACAAAGAATATCAACAGAATCTGCAGTTGATATCTCTTTTTTTAATTGGCTTCCCAAACTGGGGTCGAGCCGTGTCCCCGTTAGAAGTGCAGAGCGAGATAATGGGGTATCAGGACGATTTTCAGGAGTTTCAGGATCGGTATGATGAATTGCCAGTAGTCGTTCGAGCGGTGTTGCAATACGTAATCGATTTTCCCAATCTTGTCCTAGCTCCTCTGTAAGCAATTTCAGAATTCGATCGACTAAACGTTTTTGTTTCTCCGCTGCTTCTTTACCTCGAAATCCAGCAATCCCATTTGCTAAAACATGTTCTAGGTATTGAGCAATTACAGTATGTGCATCTTCGGTATCAACTTTACCTATGGTGGCGTAGAGACGCGGGTCGGCGATTGCCTGTAACTGTTCTTTTAATTCTTCAGTTAGAAGCTGTTCATAGAGTCCCGGCTGGAAGTTGTCAGTCATTTTGATTCCTGATATCAATTCATCGTGGTGCCTGCCTCAATGGTTTCTTTATCACTGTAATCAGAACTCAAATGAAAGACTACTGGCTGGAACAAGCTGATCAATCCAAAAATCAAATAATTTGGCTTAGTGATTTGCCATTGTTTTTGAGTTATTTTCTGAGATAAGATGAGAACGAAATTAGTATTCTCGAAATAAAAGAAAGCCCACACATGCCCCCACCCCTCAATCGTCGTGATTTCCTCCACTCATCCCTCTGTTCTCTCGCCGCTGTCTCTGCTGCGGGAACGGCGTCGGTGCGGGCGGCGGAATCGCAGTCGTTGATTGGTTCGATCTCTAAAGAAACGCTCTTTCGTAACCGGGATGGCTCCGGGGTCACATGGTTTCATCCGCGGGGGTGTATGGTTCCGGGGGCGAACGGCGGTGCGACGTTTTTGATGAACCTGCAGGAGATCGGGGGGTCCGACTACTTCGGGCCAGTTCACTGGTGTGAATCGAATGATCGCGGGAAGACGTGGACAAAGCCGGCGCCGATTCCTGCGCTGGACCGTGATCCGGTTAAAGGGCATCCGGGGCTGCAGGCGGGCGTGTGTGATGTCACGCCGCAATATCATCCGCAGACCGGGACCATCCTCGCACTGGGGCATGTCGTTTTTTATCGCGGTCCCCGGTTTGCCAAAGGGGATCAGCTGGCCCGCTACCCCGTGTATGCGGTTCGAGACAAAGCAGGACAATGGTCCGAGCGGAAGATTCTCAAATGGGATGATCCCCGCGGCTCGGAAATCTATACCAACAACTGTGGACAACGTTTCGTGCTGCCGAACGGCGATATTATGATGTCATTCACCTTCGGTGCGAACAAACAGCCGCGAATGGTAGCGGGCGTCCGCTGTGCGTTTGACGGGTCCGATCTGACAATTCGCGAAGTTGGACCGCCCCTGGAGAACAAAGTCGGACGCGGTTTGCTCGAACCGTCGATCACCCGGTTTGGGGACCGGTTCTTCATGACCATTCGCGCCGAAGACGATCACGGTTATGTCGCGGTCAGCCCGGACGGCTTGAACTACAAACGGCAGACGGCCTGGGCCTTTGACGATGGCACGCCCATCGGCATGTCCACCACGCAGCAGCACTGGCTCACCCATTCCGACGGACTGTTTCTGGTTTACACACGCAAAGATGATACAAATAAAAATGTGATCCGCTGGCGCTCGCCGCTCTGGGTGGCCCAGGTTGATCCGGAGAGGCTCTGCCTGATTCGCGAGACCGAGCAGGTCGTACTTCCCCTGGTCGGGGATGGCGTAAATGATCCCAACCAGGTCGCACTGATGGGCAACTTCGCTGTCACCAACGTCAGCCCGCAAGAATCGTGTATCACCGTCGGCGAATGGATGCCGCGCCACAAAGCCAAAGGCGATGTCCTCCTCAGCCGGATTAAGTGGAACCAGCTCAACCGGAATGTGCCAGACTTTGCAAGTTGAAAACAACGGCTGTTTATTCTACCGCTTCCCCGGCG is from Gimesia maris and encodes:
- a CDS encoding DEAD/DEAH box helicase, with translation MTDNFQPGLYEQLLTEELKEQLQAIADPRLYATIGKVDTEDAHTVIAQYLEHVLANGIAGFRGKEAAEKQKRLVDRILKLLTEELGQDWENRLRIATPLERLLAIHHTDPETPENRPDTPLSRSALLTGTRLDPSLGSQLKKEISTADSVDILCSFVKWSGLRVILDDLKELASSPHSDRPRIRVITTSYMGATDPKAIEALSGLPNTEIRVSYDTKRTRLHAKAYLFHRDTDFGSAYVGSANLSNAALSEGLEWTTKVSQYELSYLWSKITGTFETYWQDDEFQQFSGEDPERLRSAIKNERLSASDPAMLPVFHLRPYPFQEEILDILVAEREVQNKRTHLVVAATGTGKTMLAAFDYARVCKENGRQPPFLFIVHREEILKQALASFRGVLRDQNFGDLLVGGRDPSQQQHLFCSIQSYNSRELWKRPADEYEYIVVDEFHHAAAQSYQSLLDHVRPNILLGLTATPERADQLDILQWFGGRTSAEIRLPDAINRKLLCPFQYFGISDSENLDDLNWQRGGYAIDDLDRIYTGNDRRAQLILEKTNEILLNPLESRGLSFCVSKAHAEFMARFFQEHGVPAVALTSDSSDELRNQVQTQLRSREINFIFVVDLYNEGVDIPEVDTILFLRPTESLTIFLQQFGRGMRLHDEKECLTILDFIGAQRREFQFASRFRALSTKPERRLDREIENGFPHLPSGCVVQLERVAQQRVLDNIRDSLRLNKLTIIIRLKELGRILGRSPFLQEALDYLQTNLDDLLKRGLWSRLLAEADLIEPFTDSDEIQLAKGLRRLIHIDCATQIKYWTKHIENALMPSSNEEKQALEMLYVTLWGKTGLGWTIQESKNRLFDNQAAKQDLVSVLDFCFQKAPSLHAGRLPEVSGPLTIHAQYTRDEILVGLGHWSLEHRPDHREGVLHLKNKKIDAFFVTLQKTEEEYSPTTMYEDYLISHELFHWQSQSNTSSESPTGQRYIKHQSCGYTPLLFVRETKKQTSGLASPYYYLGPCKYVSHTGDRPMSIIWRLQHAVPAKLYRQMARQAVG
- a CDS encoding CHAT domain-containing protein; amino-acid sequence: MRQYAAADTKQTEPVDRHLLLRSGLMQASYNNHPTALRKQNADGILTGLEIIRTDLRATRVVVLSACETGVGEFRSREEVVGLRQTFQLAGAELVVVSLFPLEHP
- a CDS encoding sialidase family protein; this translates as MPPPLNRRDFLHSSLCSLAAVSAAGTASVRAAESQSLIGSISKETLFRNRDGSGVTWFHPRGCMVPGANGGATFLMNLQEIGGSDYFGPVHWCESNDRGKTWTKPAPIPALDRDPVKGHPGLQAGVCDVTPQYHPQTGTILALGHVVFYRGPRFAKGDQLARYPVYAVRDKAGQWSERKILKWDDPRGSEIYTNNCGQRFVLPNGDIMMSFTFGANKQPRMVAGVRCAFDGSDLTIREVGPPLENKVGRGLLEPSITRFGDRFFMTIRAEDDHGYVAVSPDGLNYKRQTAWAFDDGTPIGMSTTQQHWLTHSDGLFLVYTRKDDTNKNVIRWRSPLWVAQVDPERLCLIRETEQVVLPLVGDGVNDPNQVALMGNFAVTNVSPQESCITVGEWMPRHKAKGDVLLSRIKWNQLNRNVPDFAS